A single genomic interval of Helianthus annuus cultivar XRQ/B chromosome 13, HanXRQr2.0-SUNRISE, whole genome shotgun sequence harbors:
- the LOC110900016 gene encoding anthocyanidin 3-O-glucosyltransferase 2 — MANTLAKLIFIPAPGVGHIMSTVEIAKLLVNRDQRLAITVLVIKPPSSSSGSAIDTYIESLAKSTMNRISFIQLPQDETPLVDPKSPMSTFSEFIPSHCKYVRNVVADMISQPGSGRIAGFVIDMFCTCMVDVANEFNVPTYLFFTSNATFLGFKFYIQTLSDDMNKDVIELGNSDTEISVPSFVKPLPTNAFWCLVHTREGLDFVLRSVRKLREVKAIMVNTFLELETHAMESLSADVSIPPVYPVGPILNLEGGSRGGKSFDHDIIRWLDGQPPSSVVFLCFGSMGSFDEAQVKEIARGLEQSGHRFLWSLRRPPSDQTSRVPGEYEDPSVVLPEGFMERTRGIGKVIGWAPQVAVLAHHAVGGFVSHCGWNSLLESLWFGVPLATWPLYAEQQMNAFQMVVELGLAVKIKLDYRKDAYTPKVNTVIVTAKEIESGIRRLMEDNEVRTKVKEISAKSRSTVVEGGSSYASLGCLIEDFVRNVS, encoded by the coding sequence ATGGCTAATACACTTGCAAAGCTAATATTCATCCCTGCCCCTGGGGTTGGTCATATCATGTCAACCGTCGAGATCGCAAAACTACTCGTGAATCGCGATCAACGTCTCGCGATAACCGTCCTTGTCATCAAGCCTCCCAGCTCGAGTTCTGGCTCAGCTATTGACACCTACATCGAATCATTAGCTAAAAGCACCATGAACCGGATATCCTTCATTCAACTCCCTCAAGATGAAACCCCATTAGTTGACCCCAAATCTCCCATGTCTACATTCAGTGAATTCATCCCTAGTCACTGCAAATATGTTAGAAATGTTGTGGCTGACATGATAAGTCAACCGGGTTCGGGTCGGATAGCAGGGTTTGTCATTGACATGTTTTGCACTTGTATGGTAGATGTGGCTAATGAGTTCAATGTTCCAACCTACTTGTTCTTCACTTCTAATGCTACTTTTCTTGGATTTAAATTTTATATCCAGACACTTAGTGATGATATGAACAAAGATGTTATTGAGCTCGGAAACTCGGATACCGAGATTTCGGTTCCAAGTTTTGTGAAACCGTTGCCGACCAACGCCTTTTGGTGTCTTGTCCACACTAGAGAAGGACTAGATTTTGTTTTGAGGTCGGTTCGGAAACTTAGAGAGGTTAAAGCAATCATGGTTAATACGTTCTTGGAATTGGAAACACACGCGATGGAGTCGTTGTCTGCTGACGTCAGCATCCCGCCGGTGTATCCGGTGGGACCTATACTCAACCTAGAAGGTGGTTCTAGAGGCGGAAAATCGTTTGACCATGACATCATTAGGTGGTTGGATGGTCAACCGCCTTCCTCGgttgtgtttttgtgttttggGAGTATGGGAAGTTTTGATGAGGCCCAAGTGAAGGAGATAGCTCGTGGATTAGAGCAGAGTGGCCACCGGTTCTTGTGGTCCCTACGCCGACCTCCGTCGGATCAAACATCAAGGGTCCCAGGAGAGTATGAGGATCCGAGTGTGGTGTTGCCGGAAGGGTTTATGGAGCGAACACGTGGAATAGGGAAAGTGATCGGGTGGGCACCGCAAGTGGCGGTGTTGGCTCATCATGCAGTGGGAGGGTTCGTCTCCCACTGCGGATGGAACTCATTGTTGGAGAGTTTATGGTTTGGTGTACCGTTAGCAACATGGCCGTTGTACGCTGAGCAACAGATGAATGCGTTTCAAATGGTGGTGGAGTTGGGATTGGCGGTGAAGATAAAGTTGGATTATAGGAAGGATGCCTATACTCCTAAGGTTAATACAGTCATTGTGACAGCTAAGGAGATAGAAAGTGGGATAAGACGATTGATGGAGGATAACGAGGTTAGAACAAAAGTGAAAGAGATCAGTGCGAAGAGTAGATCTACGGTGGTGGAGGGTGGTTCATCATATGCGTCTCTTGGTTGTCTTATTGAAGATTTTGTAAGAAACGTTTCTTGA
- the LOC110902154 gene encoding early nodulin-75-like gives MTPIQLLVLLLSLVISSSNPSLANLLLHTYHRPQALHIQRRQSILPIVAVALSPSPMHYLLPTRLNGMTPLTNNQPQRSHVNTLPLDLEKIQQPTPLYIPHLVEDVRPSSSSDNSQTPFEELPPLLDPLDDPPIDEQLPQTSVNMPPPSDQPPYIIDPIDDPPFEEEPPINPIDMPPPSDEQQPQTSINMPPLVKDQPPQTFVDIAPSVDQQPPIVDPIDDPPFEEEPPISPIDMPPPSSEQRPHTSIDLPAPVKDHPTQTLVDIAPSIDQHPPIVDPIDDPPFEEEPPISPTYMPPPSSDQPIQTSVDMPPPVNDQTPQTLVNIPPSVDPQPHVIDPIDDPPFEEEPPQVPIELPPPSDNQPPQTSITPLLIRDQPPQSLIGMPLLVDQQSPIIDPIDDPPFEDEPSESPIDMPPLSDDQSPESPINIPPLVDQQPPIIDPINNPPINDEPTQSPAHMSPPSDDKPPETPLDMPPPSDNQPSQAPSSMLPPSDDQPPQAPSEMLPPRDNQPPQAPSSMPPPNDNQPPQTPSEMRPPSNDQPPQAPSSMPPPINDQPPQVPSKLTPPSNDQQPQAPSDMPPSSDDQPPQAPANMPPPSANQPPQAPADMPPPSDNQPPQAPADMPPPSNGQPPQTPVDMPPIRDDRPPQTPLDMPPPSDDQPSQTPIMPPSDEQPPQASTGMSSPSKAQPPQTSTTLPPAIKNQPPKNLSFRPPSIKKHRPVTIPYKPMPRKWRPFAPRSRFPHHPSYKWHPPNTNGDWSDEPSH, from the coding sequence ATGACTCCCATACAATTACTAGTATTACTTCTTAGTTTAGTTATATCATCCTCCAACCCTTCCTTGGCTAACCTTTTGCTACACACCTATCACCGCCCACAAGCATTGCATATCCAACGTAGACAATCGATACTTCCGATTGTGGCAGTGGCATTGTCGCCTAGTCCGATGCATTACTTGCTACCAACAAGACTTAATGGCATGACACCGCTCACGAACAATCAACCACAACGATCGCATGTCAACACACTGCCACTAGATTTAGAGAAAATACAACAACCAACACCTCTCTACATACCACATCTTGTTGAGGATGTTcgaccatcatcatcatctgacaaCAGTCAAACTCCATTTGAAGAACTACCACCGTTACTTGATCCTCTCGATGATCCACCTATTGATGAACAACTACCACAAACTTCGGTTAACATGCCACCACCAAGTGATCAACCACCATATATAATAGATCCGATTGACGATCCACCCTTTGAGGAAGAACCACCAATAAACCCAATTGACATGCCACCACCAAGTGAtgaacaacaaccacaaactTCAATAAACATGCCACCACTAGTTAAGGATCAACCACCACAAACTTTTGTCGACATAGCACCATCAGTTGATCAACAACCACCTATAGTAGATCCGATTGACGATCCACCCTTTGAGGAGGAACCACCAATAAGTCCTATTGACATGCCACCACCAAGTAGTGAACAACGACCACACACTTCAATCGATTTGCCAGCACCAGTTAAGGATCATCCAACACAAACTTTGGTCGACATAGCACCATCAATTGATCAACATCCACCTATAGTAGATCCGATTGACGATCCACCCTTTGAGGAGGAACCACCAATAAGTCCCACTTACATGCCACCACCAAGTAGTGATCAACCTATACAAACTTCAGTCGACATGCCACCACCAGTTAACGATCAAACACCACAAACTTTAGTCAACATACCACCATCAGTTGATCCACAACCCCATGTAATAGATCCGATTGATGATCCACCCTTTGAGGAAGAACCACCGCAAGTTCCAATTGAATTGCCACCACCAAGTGATAATCAACCGCCACAAACCTCAATCACGCCACTATTAATTAGGGATCAACCACCACAATCTTTGATTGGCATGCCATTGTTAGTTGATCAACAATCACCTATAATAGATCCTATTGACGATCCACCATTTGAAGATGAACCATCAGAAAGTCCAATTGACATGCCACCACTAAGTGATGATCAATCGCCAGAGTCTCCTATCAATATACCACCACTAGTTGATCAACAACCACCAATAATAGATCCGATTAACAATCCACCTATCAATGATGAACCAACACAAAGTCCGGCTCACATGTCACCACCAAGTGACGATAAACCGCCAGAAACTCCTTTGGACATGCCACCACCAAGCGACAATCAACCATCACAAGCGCCCTCTAGCATGCTACCACCTAGTGACGACCAACCGCCACAAGCTCCATCTGAAATGTTGCCACCAAGGGACAATCAACCACCACAAGCTCCCTCTAGCATGCCACCACCAAATGACAATCAACCACCACAAACTCCCTCTGAAATGCGGCCACCAAGCAACGATCAACCACCACAAGCTCCCTCTAGCATGCCGCCACCAATCAACGATCAACCGCCACAAGTTCCATCTAAATTGACACCACCAAGCAACGATCAACAACCACAAGCTCCCTCTGACATGCCGCCGTCAAGCGACGATCAACCCCCACAAGCTCCGGCTAACATGCCACCACCAAGCGCCAATCAACCGCCACAAGCTCCCGCTGACATGCCACCACCAAGCGACAATCAACCGCCACAAGCTCCCGCTGACATGCCACCACCAAGCAATGGTCAACCGCCACAAACTCCCGTTGACATGCCGCCAATAAGAGATGATCGACCACCACAAACTCCCCTTGACATGCCACCACCTAGTGATGATCAACCATCACAAACTCCCATCATGCCACCAAGTGATGAACAGCCACCACAAGCTTCGACTGGCATGTCATCACCATCTAAGGCTCAACCACCACAAACTTCCACTACACTGCCACCAGCCATTAAGAATCAACCACCTAAAAATCTGAGCTTCAGACCAC